The genomic region GAATGTTACTTCGAATACTTTTACTTTTGAAGCATTATTTTGATTTCAGATACCATCTATTATGAAGCAATATGCTACTTCCCATAATTAGTATTATGTCGCATTATATTAAGGATATTTGTGAGTGTACTCATACATCCTTTACAGTTTTGTCTTAATACATACTTTACAAAAAGATGCACAAAAATCCTGATTCTTACCTTTGGAACATATTTTGGCTCTTAAGAATTCGAGAAAAACCTTTCAGAGAAGCAATTTGTGTTAGTCCTTCTTCTACCGCGGATTGAATGGTAATGGCAATTTTTTCTTTCGATTCGGTATCTTCTGCACTGAAGGGAATGGTTTGGGAAGTAATTTGTTCCGAATGACCTAGGATTCGCTGTTCTTCACCAGCTGAATTCACCACCAAAAATTCAACAATGGATGCAAAAGTGGCGTGGTGAAATCTTGTTGTTCCTTCCTCAAATTCTAGAGACCGATCAACTTGCACCTTTCTTAAAACAATGGCTCCGGGTAAAACGGGAGCATTCGTTTTTACAGGCGAAACGGAATGAATCGAAAAAAGACGGGAACTTGTATTTGAAAATGATTTGAGTGCCAATTGTCCAATGGTGATTTCTTGTGTGGGTCCCACTTTCAGCACTTTGGTTTCCAATTCTTCCGCATATTGTAGTTGTAGCGTTTTTTCTGAACTTTCTTTGGCAGAGAGTTCAGACGGATGTGGAGTTTGGCAGTTTGAAAACAAAATAAGAATGATAAAACTGAATATTGATAAGAATCGAAATTTCATGGTTATGTGATCCTATATATAAGTTCCACCAAACAATGAGTTTATTGCAAAACTGGTTTGTAAAAATCCCTAAATTTAAAATAAGTGGAAGCCTCTTGGATTTTCGAAATTATTAGAAAACGAGATGACTTTCTAGTTCTTTCCGCCACAATTCTCGAAATCTAGGATGGCTCTAAAAAGTTCTGGATTGGAATTGCGTTTATAAAAGGAAAGATGGTATGAAAATTGCTTATACAATTGTTAGGATTTTGCTGGGTGCACTATTCCTATTTGCTTCTGTGGTGGTGCTTTTTAATTTAGTTCCGCAACCGGAAACGACTGGTGATTTAAAAATCTTTAATGATGGTTTAAAGGCATCAGGGTATTTACTCACACTGATTAAAGTAACAGAACTTGTGTGTGCTCTTGCTTTCTTATCTGGAAGATTTGTTCCTTTAGCTTCTATTGTCATTGCACCAATCGCTGTGAATATTCTCCTGGTTCACCTAACCATTGCACCGGATGGAATACCTGTTGGTATTTTTGTGGTCGCTGCCAATGCTTTTCTAGCTTACGTGAATTGGAATGTCTACA from Leptospira brenneri harbors:
- a CDS encoding DoxX family membrane protein yields the protein MKIAYTIVRILLGALFLFASVVVLFNLVPQPETTGDLKIFNDGLKASGYLLTLIKVTELVCALAFLSGRFVPLASIVIAPIAVNILLVHLTIAPDGIPVGIFVVAANAFLAYVNWNVYKPLFVPVNK